The Salmo salar chromosome ssa19, Ssal_v3.1, whole genome shotgun sequence DNA window cctattagctatacaattGTAATGTTATACCCCTGAAAGGACGGAAATATAATACATTATTAACTCAGACATGTAGCATCAGCGACGAAACTAAAACATATGTCATTTTTAAACTGTATTGTTTGTATGTTGATAGCATGTTAATGTAGGCCTACAGGGAAGATAGGCCATGTGGGATGTTCATATTGAAACATATCTTATTTAAGTTCCTAACTATTGCAGACATGTTAAAGGGCTCTGTCTAGTATTACTTAGCCAGCTAGAAAGATGAAGTAAGATGTCAGGAGAATGTTACCTGCCCgattgcatagtgccaactgtaaagtttggtgaaggaggaataatggtctggggctgtttttcatggtacagactaggccccttagttccagtgaagggaaatcttaacgctacagcatacaatgacattgtagacgattctgtgcttccaactttgtggcaacagtttggggaaggtcctttcgtctttcagaatgacaatgccctggcgctcaaagcgaggtccatacagaaatggtttgttgagatcagtgtggaagaacttgactggcctgcatatagccctgacttcaaccccatcgaacacctttgggatgaattggaacgccgactgcgagccaggactaattgcccaacatcagtgcccgacctcactaatgctcttgtgtatgaatggaagcaagtcctcacagcaatgttccaacatctagtcgaaagcctttccagaagagaggaggctgttatagcagaaaaggggggaccaactccttattaatgcccatgattttggaatgagatgttcgacgagcaggtgcccacatactttcggtcatgtggtttgtgtgtgtgtgtgtgtgtgtgtgtgtgtgtgtgtgtgtgtgtgtgtgtgtgtgtgtgtgtgtgtgtgtgtgtgtgtgtgtgtgttgctgctaaTTGAATTGTATGCATTAGTCAGAGTTAAATATTAGAAATTACGGGTGTGTAAATTGGAGCCATCAATCTAAGCTCTTTTATATGTGCAGGACTTCTGAGCACAATGTTGGAAAGCAAAACACACTTCTCAAAATCAAGACACCAGGCTGATTGGATATTGAAATGGACTCGGGAAATTacagattatttatttattttctaaacTTATTCTAATTTTAATGACATTATGGTGTTATCCATATGCTTAGGGACGATTGTTTTttcagtgtgacacaaacacacacacacacacacacacacacacacacacacacacacacacacacacacacacacacacacacacacatacagaatggAGCGGACATGAGTCGGTCATGATCATGTGATGAGGTAGCCCCTCCTGCGAACTTCAAAACCAGTGTCTGCCTTCAGCCTAAAAGGGAATTACCTATTGTTCTAACAGTCTAAGATGTTGGTTGCTCCTGTGGGAGATCTAGGTTCATATCCTGTGTGTTAcacatacaatgcattcagaaaatattcagaccccttgactttttccacattttgttatgttacagtcttattctaaaatgttttaaatagttttttcccctcatcaatctacacacaataccccataatgacaaagtaaaaacaggtttgtagaaatttttgaaaatgtataaaataaaataaactgaaatatcacatttactgtactcagaccctttactcagtactttgttgaagcacctttggcagcgattacagcctcgagtcttcttgggtatgacgctgctacaagcttgacagacctgaatttggggagtttctcctattcttctctgcagatcctctcaagctctgtcaggttggatggggagcgtcgctgtacagctattttcaggtctctccaaagatgttcttatcgggttcaagtccaggctctggctgggccactcaaggacattcagagacttgtcccgaagccactcctgcattgtcttggctgtgtgcttggggttgttgtcctgttggaaggtgaaccgtcgccccagtctgaggccttgagcactctggagcaggttttcatcaaggatctctttgtactttgctccgttcatctttctctcgatcctgactagtctcccagtccctgcagctgaaaaacatccccacagcatgatgctgccaccaccatgcttcaccgttgggatggtgccaggtgtcctccagacATTACGCTTGgtgttcaggccaaagagttcaatattggttccatcagaccaaataatcttttttctcatgttctgagagcctttaggtgccttttggcaaactccaagctggctgtcatgtgccttttactgagtagtggcttctgtctggccactctatcataaaggcctgattggtagagtgctgcagagatggttgtcctactggaaggttctcccatctccacagaggaactctagagctttgtcagaatgaccattgggtcacctccctgaccaaggcccttctccgggcggccagctctaggaagagtcttggtggttccaaacttcttccatttaagagtgatggaggccactgtgttcttggggaccttcaatgctgcagaagtgatttggtacccttccccagatatgtacctcgacccaatcctgtctcgcagctctacagacaattccttcgacctcatgtcttggtttttgctctgacatgcactgtcaactgtgggattttatatagacaggtgtttgtctttccaaatcatgtccaatcaattgaatttaccacaggtgtactccaatcaagttgtagaaacatctcaaggatgatcaatggaaacaggatgagctcaattttgagtctcagcaaagagtctgaatactgatgtaaataaggtttttctgtttaaaagttttaatacattttctaaaatttCCAAAAACCTTTTCTcgtattgtcattatggggtattgtgtgtagattgatgaggatatgttttcatttaatccattttagaataaggctgtaacataacaaaatgtggaaaaagtcaaggggtctgaatactttctgaattcactgtatatacacatactcACATGTTTCATATATAAAACTTAATTCAATTGCTTCATGTAAATGATTTCAATTTCTGTGATGTTTTTACAAGCAAGGACTTGATGAGCCTCTGAAACATTTAAGCAGTCTTTGAAACCATATTGGTTTAATGGCCATCAGAATGAGTAAGAAAATCTGATTTAATGAACAGAATCGCATGAATGATGTGCAATTTCACAGTTGAAGGACATAACTGCCTCTGAAGCCACACTGGCAAATATATGAAGTCAATAtaagcagcagtgtgtgtgtgtgtgtgtgtgtgagtgtgagtgtgtgtgtgtgtgtgtgtgtgtgtgtgtgtgtgtgtgtgtgtgtgtgtgtgtgtgtgtgtgtgtgtgtgtgtgtgtgtgtgtgtgtgtgtgtgtatttgcacgCTTGGCTCTCATCTGTCTGTATGCCTCACATGGTTCCAAACAGAAAATGTAATTATTTGAACGATGGCTCGTGTAATCAGAAGAGTCAAATATTTATGAATACCCACAGCTGCTGGGATAATTTTTATAAACATTTGTCTTTGAAATTTGATAGTGTAATACTCTCTTACGGACCAAATTAACCAagtgaaagagagaaaatgaAGCTTTAGTGAGTCTGTAGTCTTTCTTATGAAGTCTATTTAAATTGccgttccctccctctctctgccaagGCAGAATAGAATGTTCTCACCATCCAGTCCTTGGTTACAATAGCTTCTCAGGAATAATTGATTCTCGGAATCCATCACCTTCCCATTAGAAAACAAAATACTTTGGAACTGTGGAGGTTCTTTTGCATCATTTCTGTTTTATCCTCATTTATCATTATGAAATAACATGATTTTGACCCTATACTTTAATGAAAATGGTTTGCCATCCACTTTCCCCTCTCCATTCCCTAGAGATGTCAGTTTCCCCCAGGTTGGAACATCTTATAGCAGGTCTGAATGGGGTCTTTGCTGAGATCATCAGTGTGACAGGgacacactgtttaaaatcagctgtctgtgtgtcagtgggctCTCTTCTCTGTCCAAGGTCATTTTACCTttttgagggtgtgtttgtgcatgtagtgacacactgtcagtggtggaaaaagtacccaattgtcattcttgagtaaaagtGAAGATGTCTCATTTGAAAATTACTCAaggaggcctcccgagtggtgcagtgttgcggcgtcactacagcctggggtttgatCCCAGTGTCATTACCGGCCGtggatcgggagtcccataaggcggcgcacaattggcccagcgtcatccgggttaggggagggttgcaggggtggctttacttggctcatcgtgctctagcgactccttgtggcggaccGGGCGCCTCCAGGCTGACTTCAGTCGTCAATTGaacgtgtttcctccgacacattggtgcagctagcTTCCAGGGTTAATCGagcaggtgttaagaagcaccgcttggcgggtcatgtttcggaggatgcatgactcgaccttcgcctctcccgagcccgctggggagttgcagtgatgagacaagatcataatcacgaaattggggagaaaaagtgggtaagaaaatatatatatacaataccagtcaaaagtttggacacacctactcattccatttttttctttattttactattttctacattgtagaatattagtgaagacatcaaaactatgaaataacacatatggagtcatgtagtaaccttaaacaaatcaaaatgtattatatttgagattcttcaaagtagccacttgattacagctttgcacacttgacattctcttagcattctctcaaccagcttcatgaagtagtcacctggaatgcttttccaacagtcttgaagtcgtttctacatatgctgagcacttgtcggctgcatttccttcattctgtggtccaactcatcccaaaccatctcaattgggttgagatcgggtgattgtggaggacaggtcatctgatgcagtactccatcactctccttcttggtcaaatatcccttacacagcctggaggtgtgtttggggtcattgtcctgttgaaaaacaaataacagttccactaagtgcaaaccatatgggatggcgtattgctgcagaatgctgtggtagccatgctggttaagtgtgccttaatcaccaacagtgtaaccagcaaagcacccccacaccatcacaactcctcctccatgcttcacggtgggaaccacacatacggaggtcatccgttcacctactctgcgtctcacaaagacacagcagttggaaccaaaaatctcacatttggactcatcagaccaaaggacagatttccaccaatctaatgtccattgcttgtgcaaccatgaaggcctgattcatgcagtctcctctgaacagttgatgttgagatgtatatgttacttgaactctgtgaagcatttatttgggctgcaatctgatgtgcagttaattgccgatttctgaggctggaaactctaaagaacgtatcctctgcagcagaggtaactctgggtcttcctttcctgtgacggacctcatgagatccagtttcatcatagcgcttgatggtttttgtgactgcacttgaagaaacgttcaaagttcttgaaatgttcaggattgactgaccttcatgtcttaaaataatgatggactgtcgtttctctttgcttatttgagctgttcgtgccataatatggacttgtttttttaccaaatagggctatcttctgtataccaaccctaccttgtcacaacacaactgattggctcaaatggattaagaaggaaagaaattccacaaattaacttttaacaaggtacacctgttaattgaaatgcattccaggtgactacatcacgaagctggttgagagaatgccaagagtgtgcaaagctgtcatcaaggcaaaaggtgccccccgtgtgcccctggctatccatatgtggtattattccatatgtgttatttcatagttttgatgtcttcactattattgtagaatattagtggaaaatagtaaaaataaacaaaaatcatggaatgagtaggtgtgtccaaacttttgactggtactgtatataaaagttttttttaggaGGATTCAGGAGCCCGCACTCAATCAGTGTAGACAGCCTGCTGCCGCTCTGCTAATCGTCagatggggggaggagaggaggtagggggcCCATGTGGGTAACTGGGGGGCCCTGCTTTGTTTGGGTAACTGATTAATAATAAATTAAACAAACTgcataataaataaatgtaactGGCCAATTGTGTGAGTCAGTGGCTGGGCTCAAACCCATAGGGGCTCAatagtttattatttatttttatctaaCCACAGGAGCACACTCACAATGTTCAAAATACACCAGCGagcataatatatatattttttaaactaagCCCAGGGCCTATGATTTCTTAATCTGGTCCTGAACATGGTATAATCGGTCTGTCTCGTAATGGCACTCACCTGGATCGGTAAAGTATGAATAGATCAAGATAAATCAAAATAATATTTAGCATGAGCCATGAGTCTGTAACTACTGTGGATAATGCTAAGACTGTTGTACACTTAcacctttctctttccctctctctgtttgtctttctctctctcacatacacagaaTATTCTTGGcatctctgtcttttctctcatGCTGCTACCTCTGGCGTTGTCTTGTGACAGCAACAGGACTATGAGAGAGATTGCTGAGGACTACGAGACTGTCATCTACCCGCTCCTTCAGAACCTTGTAAGTACCATGATGGACAAGGGGTTTTCCTGTTGCCATGGAGATCTCAAAATTGACTTTAAACGGTTTATATGGATCATGTTAAATGGAGCTCTCTGCTTTCACTCATAGGAGAACAACATCACTGAATCATTAAAAGTGATTAATAAAACCTGCACGGAGAAGGAAATAGCTGAATGTGAGAAGGATAAAGTGAGTATTTACAATATTATGAACAAACTTccttccagtggtgtaaagtacttaagtaaaaatacaacttaagtagttttttggagtacctgtactttactatttctattttgGACTACTTCTACTTCACTATATTCTTTAAGAAAATATtgtaatttttactccatacattttccttgacacccaaaagtactagacacattttgaatgcttagcaggacaggaaaattgtccaattcacacacttatcaacagaacattcctggtcatccctactgcctctgatctggtggacataCTAAACACACAGGCTtcctttgtaaataatgtctgaatgttggcgtgtgcccctggctatccatacatttaaaaaacaagaatgtaacgatgtacgctgagagtcgggaagcaagttcagggagtgctttaataaataaattaaacacgtaacacaaacaacagacagacatgacccaggaacagaaacaatgacgactgggggaAGAAACTaaaaggagtgacatataaagggcaggtaatcaaggaggtgttGGAGTCCAGGTGAATGTCATTATGCGcagatgcgcgtaacgatggtgacaggtgtgcgacataacgagcagcctggtgacctagaggccggagagggagcacacatgacaaAGAAAATGgtgcgtctggtttgcttaatatcaggaatttgaaattatttatacttttacttttgatgtttaagtatattttagcaattcaatttacttttgatatttaagtatattttaaaccaaacacttgtagacttttactcaagaagaattttactgggtgattttcacttgagtcattttctattaaagtatgtTAATTTTTCCACCAATGCTTCCTTCCATCTTTtcgtccctctctccttttctcatcTCTCACCTGTCCAAAGATCAACCCCAGGGCAATGGTGCAAGGCTGTTTACTTACTGCCTCCTGCTATTTTACATTAGGAACTGCATCACCAGAGTAGACAACCAACACAGAacgttgacttgaatgggaatgtcCACTGTAGTCCATCTAATTCTCCAGATGACTCTGAtcattgttttgtaggagagacaGTTCATCCACAACATGCTGTGTAGCCATACCAGACTCATCAGGCTCTATAAGCTAGAGAGGATCAAGAGAGACATCCTGTGCTCACTGGGCCGCCACTGTCCGAGAAAAAAGGTGAGATCCATTCATTAGTAGTTAGCCAACTACACTACTTGTACAGTATGACTTTCTTACGAATGTTGAGATACTCTTTTTATATCTAATCACTGTATTATTACTGCCCATAGATATtgattgaccatattattattgAGTTGTCAGTGTTCCTTTTTCTCAATATCCAGAGGAGTTCACAAGAACAGAGCGCACACCATCAGCATCAGAATAGAAAGAAGAAGtcaggaggagaaagggaggaggaaaatgagaaaactgaggagaacagagggaccatgcaggaaggaggggagagggtggaCAGTGGGAAACAGCAGAGACGAGTtaaaggggagggaaggaggagcacAGAGGCCATGGAGCGGAGGAGGAGACGGTGTGGACAGAAGGTGTTTGTGGACAGCTTGAACGGATGCTACATGTCCCTGGCTGAAAGATATGGAGGCCTGACATGAGAGGAGAGACGTGGCCCGGAGCTAACCGCACCAAGAACCAACAAACTTACTGTAAAGTGTATAGTTACTGTAAAGGAAAAAATGATACCATACGTCCTGTAAGTAGTATCGTCTTGCCAGACACTTACTTagaataaaagtgtctgctaaatattCATCCTATTATAATAGACAAAGGCGAAAATCTCTGTGGTACCTAACAAAGTGTGAGGTGTTCTGTTGCAATGATGAAACTCTTGTGTCGTAATGATACGTCTGTGGCACAGTGCAATTATCCTAAAGCAAACAAACAAAGATGATTGATTGCTTGTGTACAAATGAAGTGCACTTTTGAGTAGAGAGACTTGTTGTAGCTCATGATGTCCCTCTTTGTGCTCCAGTGAGTGGTATTGGGCAGTGAGCCTGGCCTGGGTGTGTGACAGTGTTGCTTTATTATTATAGAATGGCAGTTTGAAAGCCTATTACAGCAAGGGTGTTTGCTTTCAACTCGGTGTCTTAACTGAAATCCACATAGGGCTACTAAAACCTTCCCCAAAAACGACCTGTGAAATTCAACCAACGCATTTTGCGCAAACCTTTTTCCCTTATTTGATGAATGATGCTCACCTTGACCTGATTTCAAGCTTTATAGAGTAGTTTGCCAAGCATAAGGCACCATGATATCCAATGTTGTCTTACTGTAACTGTAGCATTGGTTTTAGtactatttatttttattctgaAATCATATTGACTCACAAGTGTTAACTGTACCCCTGTAATCCTTTTATTGTATAGCACTTAAATTATCCCCTGCGTGTGTCAGAGCAAAATAAGAAGTTTTGATGTTGATGTGATCCTTAGGCCActataactctacattaataGAGTTTAAACTGCCATTGTGGTTttgcctgggtgccagtctgtttctgctgttGCCATATAACACTTTCAAAGCCTGGGGAAGAGGAATATGTGCATTAATTACTGTGATCCTTATAATGTGACAAAGTG harbors:
- the LOC106578460 gene encoding uncharacterized protein; protein product: MNILLLYGNRNNAARVVGVAPFCEYEPRMVAYIQMNILGISVFSLMLLPLALSCDSNRTMREIAEDYETVIYPLLQNLENNITESLKVINKTCTEKEIAECEKDKERQFIHNMLCSHTRLIRLYKLERIKRDILCSLGRHCPRKKRSSQEQSAHHQHQNRKKKSGGEREEENEKTEENRGTMQEGGERVDSGKQQRRVKGEGRRSTEAMERRRRRCGQKVFVDSLNGCYMSLAERYGGLT